One region of Lactobacillus johnsonii genomic DNA includes:
- a CDS encoding glycosyltransferase family A protein encodes MKKALTPRLIVSLTSYGDRLNTLSICLKSLLNQTRKANKILVYLTDDITESHLPTSLLELRDKGIEYKFIPLDLKPHKKYYYAMQEFPDDIIVTVDDVVIYYKEMLSELYKTYLKFPKCIVTGRAHEITFNDDGSIKAYDNWNWCSQRYEQPSMKLLATGAGSVLYPPHLLDKKLLFNLDYIKHYITVDDLWLKLVEVLSNVPTVVCSLKIEKMREGIPDTQAQGLFNKNVGKNENDLYLKDLDKEFSLASKIVAYENRKEK; translated from the coding sequence ATGAAAAAGGCATTGACGCCTCGGCTAATTGTTTCTTTGACAAGTTATGGTGATAGGTTAAATACATTATCTATCTGTCTTAAAAGTTTACTCAATCAGACTAGAAAAGCTAATAAAATTTTGGTTTATCTAACGGATGATATTACAGAAAGCCATCTTCCAACATCTCTTCTTGAATTACGAGATAAAGGTATTGAATATAAATTCATCCCCTTAGATTTGAAGCCGCATAAAAAGTATTATTATGCTATGCAAGAGTTTCCTGACGATATTATTGTTACAGTAGATGATGTTGTTATTTACTATAAAGAAATGCTATCAGAGTTATATAAAACATACTTAAAATTTCCTAAATGTATTGTTACAGGAAGAGCACATGAAATAACATTTAATGATGACGGATCAATTAAAGCATATGATAATTGGAATTGGTGCAGTCAAAGGTATGAACAGCCATCGATGAAATTATTAGCTACAGGGGCCGGCAGTGTTTTATACCCACCTCATCTATTAGATAAAAAGCTATTATTTAATTTAGATTATATTAAGCACTACATTACAGTAGATGATTTATGGTTAAAATTAGTCGAGGTATTATCGAATGTGCCAACAGTAGTATGTAGTTTAAAAATAGAAAAAATGCGTGAAGGAATTCCTGATACACAAGCGCAGGGCTTATTTAATAAGAATGTTGGTAAAAATGAAAATGATCTTTATTTGAAAGACTTAGATAAAGAATTCTCTTTAGCAAGTAAAATTGTTGCCTATGAAAATAGAAAAGAAAAGTAA
- a CDS encoding MDR family MFS transporter, which translates to MDKQPTDIHGKSYNRNLLVLVLIIGSFCTVLNGTLLATALPSIMRFFHISTATAEWLSTAFLLVNGVMIPISAWLINRFGSRKMYLSAMSVFFIGTVIAAIAPNFGTLLAGRIIQGLGVGVTMPLLQTIMLSIFPANKRGAAMGTVGIVIGLAPAIGPTLSGWIVDNLSWRYLFSIIAPIAGVVIVLAFFLIKDVLPTKKEKIDILSVTTSTVGFGSLLYGFSEAGNKGWTNPEILMFIGVGIVFVILFGLRQLKMSDPFLDITVFKHFEFSLAAVLSGITNLAMVGIEMVLPLYIQNLRGVSAFHSGLMLLPGALMIGIMSPITGRLFDKYGARKMAITGMTLLTLGTIPFVFLTEQSSYTMIIILYAIRMVGVALVMMNVTTSGMNSLPLDKISHGTAVNNTFRQVLSSIGTAILVSVLTTTTNNNMPSKELLKTLPLQYKTQAINATLNGFHASFAMSIVFALIALVLAFFLKKGNRARENQEEVNG; encoded by the coding sequence ATGGATAAACAGCCCACCGATATTCATGGAAAGTCCTATAATCGAAACTTATTAGTTCTAGTTTTAATTATTGGTTCTTTCTGTACCGTCTTAAACGGGACATTGCTTGCTACTGCTCTACCTTCAATAATGCGTTTCTTTCATATCAGTACTGCAACTGCTGAATGGCTTTCAACAGCATTTTTATTAGTCAATGGAGTAATGATTCCAATCTCCGCATGGCTAATCAATCGTTTTGGATCAAGAAAAATGTACTTGAGTGCAATGTCTGTTTTCTTTATTGGAACGGTTATTGCAGCAATTGCACCGAACTTTGGAACTTTACTTGCCGGCAGAATTATTCAAGGATTAGGTGTTGGAGTCACGATGCCTCTTCTTCAAACCATTATGCTTTCTATCTTTCCAGCTAATAAACGTGGAGCTGCCATGGGAACTGTTGGGATTGTTATCGGCTTAGCCCCTGCTATCGGCCCAACTTTATCTGGATGGATCGTTGATAATCTTTCTTGGCGCTACTTATTTAGTATTATTGCTCCAATTGCTGGCGTGGTTATTGTATTAGCCTTCTTTTTAATTAAAGATGTACTCCCTACTAAAAAAGAAAAAATTGATATTTTATCTGTAACAACTTCTACTGTTGGATTTGGGAGCTTACTTTACGGTTTCTCTGAGGCCGGCAATAAAGGTTGGACTAATCCAGAAATTCTAATGTTTATTGGGGTAGGGATAGTATTTGTCATCCTCTTTGGTCTTCGTCAATTGAAGATGTCAGATCCTTTCTTAGATATTACTGTGTTTAAACATTTTGAATTTTCTTTAGCAGCAGTCCTGAGTGGTATTACAAATTTGGCCATGGTTGGTATTGAGATGGTGCTACCTTTATATATTCAAAACTTACGGGGAGTATCGGCCTTTCATTCAGGTTTAATGCTTTTGCCAGGTGCCCTAATGATTGGAATTATGTCACCAATTACGGGACGTCTATTTGATAAATATGGTGCCCGCAAGATGGCTATTACGGGAATGACCCTTTTGACCCTAGGTACAATCCCATTTGTATTCTTGACTGAACAAAGTTCCTATACCATGATTATTATTTTATATGCAATCAGAATGGTCGGAGTAGCCTTAGTTATGATGAATGTTACTACTTCTGGAATGAACTCATTACCTTTGGACAAGATTTCCCACGGAACTGCAGTAAACAATACATTTAGACAAGTTTTAAGCTCAATTGGTACTGCTATTTTAGTTTCTGTTTTAACTACTACGACTAACAACAACATGCCAAGTAAAGAACTGCTGAAAACTTTACCACTTCAATATAAAACTCAAGCTATTAATGCTACTTTAAATGGATTCCATGCTTCATTTGCGATGAGTATTGTCTTTGCTTTAATTGCTTTAGTTCTTGCTTTCTTCCTAAAGAAAGGTAACCGTGCCCGTGAAAATCAAGAAGAGGTGAATGGATAA
- a CDS encoding MerR family transcriptional regulator, translating into MESKKIFHNVFQNIEVGIGEVSKTVGVSQRQLRYWEEKGYIKPVSDNQSGVRRYTLSTLYLIIFIKTQLDQGFTLSAAFERSKDIKIKSKIVRNFFEHTFNDVTITDADKAYGEIDLGELLVQNGQKYHVKGVVDEQGRYLKIDK; encoded by the coding sequence ATGGAATCAAAAAAAATATTTCATAATGTGTTTCAAAATATTGAAGTAGGAATTGGCGAAGTTAGCAAAACAGTTGGCGTTTCTCAAAGACAATTACGTTATTGGGAAGAAAAGGGATATATTAAACCAGTCTCTGATAATCAAAGTGGAGTTAGAAGATATACTCTTTCAACTTTATATTTAATTATTTTTATTAAAACTCAACTTGATCAGGGATTTACTTTGTCAGCAGCGTTTGAGCGCTCAAAAGATATTAAAATAAAAAGTAAAATTGTGAGAAACTTTTTTGAACATACTTTTAATGATGTAACTATTACGGATGCAGATAAAGCGTACGGTGAAATAGATTTAGGAGAGCTTTTAGTACAAAATGGTCAAAAATATCATGTTAAAGGCGTAGTCGATGAGCAGGGTCGATATCTAAAAATTGACAAATAA
- a CDS encoding pyridoxamine 5'-phosphate oxidase family protein: MKKLNTNKLTDKQADLFKNNLVYIATVDENGNPQVGPKGSMTVLDPSHMQYLEKTKGAAFENIKNGSKVALVAADVPSHTAVQVLATPHVHEDDEYAKKIVSGTDTPNAFVVVLDIDEIFE; the protein is encoded by the coding sequence ATGAAAAAATTAAACACAAATAAATTAACTGATAAACAAGCTGACCTTTTTAAGAACAATTTAGTTTACATTGCTACTGTTGATGAAAATGGCAATCCACAAGTTGGTCCTAAAGGTTCAATGACAGTATTAGACCCATCTCATATGCAATATCTTGAAAAAACTAAAGGTGCAGCTTTTGAAAATATTAAAAATGGTTCAAAAGTAGCATTAGTAGCAGCTGATGTACCATCCCATACTGCTGTTCAAGTTTTGGCTACGCCACATGTTCATGAAGATGATGAATATGCAAAGAAGATTGTTTCTGGTACCGATACGCCAAACGCATTTGTAGTAGTACTTGATATTGATGAAATTTTTGAATAA
- a CDS encoding C1 family peptidase yields the protein MGALSEQELAAFSADFNKNDKNKIASRAARRSGLFEASFNDEVSKRLNHTFSTELDIGGVTDQKHSGRCWEFATLNVLRHHFGQKYHVKDFTFSQAYNFFWDKIERANAFYDSMIRLADKPIDDREVETWFDFAGQDGGLWQMAINLVKKYGVVPSYAMPENATSNNTSALIDSLARKERKDALVLRKLVQEGKLEEAEKAKREFLNEVYRMAAVALGEPPKKFDLEYRDDDKKYHLEKDLTPRQFAEKYLKDFNWDDYVVLLNSPNYDYNRRYHQGLYDNVAGGTPITGLNVPIEVLARAAAAQLKDGKAVIFGNDVLKQMERKTGFLDTELYKTDDLFSVDTQMSKADRLATGEGAATHDMTLVGVDEDNGEIRKWKVENSWGDKYGHKGFYEMSQKWFEEYVYDVVVDKKYLSDDLVKLWEEPAIDLKPWEHIGL from the coding sequence ATGGGTGCCTTATCTGAACAAGAATTAGCGGCTTTTTCTGCAGACTTTAACAAAAATGATAAAAATAAAATTGCTTCTAGAGCTGCACGTCGAAGTGGATTATTTGAAGCATCATTTAATGATGAAGTTTCAAAGCGATTAAATCACACTTTTTCAACTGAATTAGATATCGGTGGAGTTACTGATCAAAAGCATTCTGGACGTTGTTGGGAATTTGCTACTTTAAATGTTTTGCGTCATCATTTTGGCCAAAAGTATCATGTTAAAGATTTTACTTTCTCACAAGCTTATAATTTCTTTTGGGATAAGATTGAGAGAGCAAATGCTTTTTATGATAGTATGATTCGCTTAGCTGATAAACCAATTGATGATCGTGAAGTCGAAACTTGGTTTGACTTTGCAGGTCAAGATGGTGGATTGTGGCAAATGGCTATTAATCTGGTTAAAAAATATGGTGTTGTTCCATCATATGCAATGCCAGAAAATGCAACTTCAAATAATACTAGTGCTTTAATCGATTCCTTAGCTCGTAAAGAAAGAAAAGATGCTTTGGTACTTCGTAAATTAGTTCAAGAAGGTAAGCTAGAAGAAGCTGAAAAAGCTAAGAGGGAATTTTTAAATGAGGTTTACCGAATGGCAGCAGTTGCTTTGGGTGAGCCACCTAAGAAATTTGATTTAGAGTACCGAGACGACGATAAGAAATATCATTTAGAAAAGGATTTAACGCCACGTCAATTTGCTGAAAAATATTTAAAAGACTTTAATTGGGATGATTACGTTGTTTTATTGAATTCACCTAATTATGATTACAACAGACGCTATCACCAAGGTTTATACGATAATGTGGCTGGTGGTACTCCGATTACTGGCCTAAATGTACCAATTGAAGTGTTAGCAAGAGCAGCTGCAGCACAATTAAAAGATGGAAAAGCAGTTATTTTTGGAAATGACGTTTTAAAGCAGATGGAACGTAAGACTGGTTTTCTTGATACTGAATTATACAAAACGGATGATCTATTTAGTGTTGATACTCAAATGAGTAAAGCAGATCGTTTAGCTACTGGTGAAGGAGCTGCAACCCATGATATGACCTTAGTCGGTGTAGATGAAGATAATGGCGAAATTCGCAAATGGAAAGTAGAAAATTCTTGGGGTGATAAGTATGGCCATAAAGGATTCTACGAAATGAGCCAGAAGTGGTTTGAAGAATATGTGTATGATGTCGTTGTTGATAAGAAATATTTGTCTGACGATTTAGTTAAACTCTGGGAAGAGCCAGCTATTGACTTAAAACCTTGGGAACACATTGGACTATAA
- a CDS encoding TetR/AcrR family transcriptional regulator produces the protein MDIRINSTLEQIQYGLFETMKAIPFRKLTNRDIIKNSHVSSRTFYRYFKDKNDLLEKVEDNLISDLMIFLKKDRKMLEKNKLLNIDANSYHHTLTFCAKKRKEILLLLSQNGDIGFLIKIKNLGREELKKRFELTNRKIENNFYLDNTVDKNLNVVINWLIYYDNLSKNNISKLLAQSSLQNL, from the coding sequence ATGGATATAAGAATTAATAGCACTTTAGAACAAATTCAGTATGGTCTATTTGAGACAATGAAAGCAATTCCTTTTAGAAAACTTACAAACCGTGATATAATAAAAAATTCTCATGTTAGCTCTCGAACATTCTATCGATATTTTAAGGATAAAAATGACTTGCTAGAGAAAGTTGAGGACAATCTTATTTCTGATCTTATGATTTTTTTAAAAAAGGATCGTAAAATGCTAGAAAAAAATAAGCTTCTTAACATAGACGCAAATAGTTATCATCATACTTTAACGTTTTGTGCAAAGAAGCGAAAAGAGATTCTCCTTCTTCTTTCCCAAAATGGAGATATTGGTTTTCTAATCAAAATAAAAAATTTGGGAAGAGAGGAACTAAAAAAAAGATTTGAATTAACAAATCGAAAAATCGAAAATAATTTTTATCTAGACAACACCGTAGATAAGAATCTAAATGTGGTTATCAACTGGCTTATCTATTATGACAATCTTTCAAAAAACAATATTAGCAAATTATTAGCTCAATCCAGTCTGCAAAATCTTTAA
- a CDS encoding TetR/AcrR family transcriptional regulator: MDFRSINTRNRIFRGFIKVLEEKRFSECTTSDILNYAEISKKTFYNYYKNKQELLEDLENELLVGLWKALETDRAELQKIEINNSTQKIRIAAKSAFNSTLDYCDLHREELVSLLSSNGDISFHNEIVRIANKEFDLRCPHLFNIDPKTCTGPELSTYAVFKIIYVDAIKNALILWLTHYDDMTLTDIKSLTALVQTSSPVELMKILSQKQN; the protein is encoded by the coding sequence ATGGATTTTCGAAGTATAAATACTAGAAATAGAATTTTTAGAGGATTTATTAAAGTATTAGAAGAAAAGCGTTTTAGTGAATGTACAACTTCTGACATTCTTAACTACGCAGAAATTAGCAAGAAGACCTTCTATAATTACTACAAAAATAAGCAGGAATTATTAGAAGATCTAGAAAACGAATTATTAGTGGGCTTATGGAAGGCTTTGGAAACTGATCGCGCCGAACTACAAAAAATCGAAATTAATAACTCTACCCAAAAAATTAGAATAGCAGCAAAGTCAGCCTTTAACTCCACTTTAGACTATTGTGACTTGCATCGAGAAGAATTAGTCTCTCTCCTTTCTTCTAATGGAGATATTTCTTTTCATAATGAAATCGTCAGAATAGCAAATAAGGAATTTGATCTTCGTTGTCCTCACTTATTTAACATTGATCCCAAAACTTGTACTGGCCCAGAATTAAGTACGTATGCCGTTTTTAAAATAATATATGTAGATGCTATTAAAAATGCCCTAATTCTTTGGTTAACTCATTATGATGACATGACTTTAACAGATATCAAATCTTTAACTGCCTTAGTACAAACTAGTTCGCCTGTTGAATTGATGAAAATTCTTTCTCAAAAGCAAAACTGA
- a CDS encoding class A sortase yields the protein MKKVIYRLLLIGAFFIGIGFFSSILESWIIDCYQPKINSQNSLQNNGINDWNSVKYITILSLIRQFFKNDIKYQEVLIVPSLNMEVPVAENTNDAVYQFGAGMLVKRKIDSNSNIIIGAHNLGSFSKALFSPLANNKLIDREVFITDFKLVKEYKIESVRIIFPTQVNLALNSKSNFLTMLTCTNDNKKRILVRATLRKTYKFSKVGSSVKTFLKRKNVIIQAKT from the coding sequence ATGAAAAAAGTTATATATCGTCTTCTATTAATTGGAGCATTTTTTATTGGAATCGGTTTTTTCAGCTCAATTTTAGAAAGTTGGATTATTGATTGCTACCAACCCAAAATCAATAGTCAGAATAGTTTGCAAAATAATGGGATAAATGATTGGAATTCCGTTAAATATATAACGATATTATCTTTAATAAGACAATTTTTTAAGAATGATATTAAATATCAGGAAGTTCTTATTGTTCCTAGTTTAAATATGGAGGTTCCGGTAGCGGAAAATACGAATGATGCTGTCTATCAATTTGGTGCAGGGATGTTAGTCAAAAGAAAAATAGATAGTAATTCAAATATTATTATTGGGGCACACAACCTCGGATCGTTTAGTAAGGCGTTATTTTCACCACTTGCAAATAATAAACTGATTGATAGGGAGGTTTTTATTACTGATTTTAAGTTAGTAAAAGAATATAAAATAGAATCAGTTCGTATTATCTTTCCAACTCAGGTCAATCTAGCACTTAATTCTAAGAGTAATTTTTTAACTATGTTGACTTGTACAAATGATAATAAAAAACGAATTTTGGTTAGAGCTACGCTAAGAAAGACATATAAATTTTCAAAAGTAGGTTCTTCTGTAAAAACTTTCCTTAAGAGGAAGAATGTTATAATCCAAGCTAAAACATAG
- a CDS encoding AraC family ligand binding domain-containing protein, which produces MTYGKKIKQHEIVVPTDLLPVWYFIFHDHNSEKYIAPHWHRGIELSYVEHGRIADFLINKEHYSSESGTILIVNTQEIHSIHDFENDNALALSIIFPYDYVINSVSFDCPSNY; this is translated from the coding sequence ATGACATATGGTAAAAAAATAAAGCAACATGAAATAGTTGTTCCTACAGATCTCTTACCGGTTTGGTATTTTATTTTTCATGATCATAACTCTGAAAAATATATTGCTCCGCATTGGCATCGCGGGATTGAATTAAGTTATGTTGAGCATGGGAGAATAGCTGATTTTTTAATTAATAAGGAACACTATTCCTCGGAGTCCGGAACAATTTTAATAGTTAATACTCAAGAAATACATAGTATTCATGATTTTGAAAACGATAATGCATTAGCTTTGTCAATTATTTTTCCCTATGATTATGTTATAAATTCTGTATCCTTCGATTGCCCATCAAATTATTAA
- a CDS encoding helix-turn-helix transcriptional regulator, which translates to MCLLLSDFTEEKSDQQRISGRKIYIINRLQYITQYDNNHYQEELNLTVIANQCNISKEYLARFFKKEMELTVETYINNVRAEHAYHELKHSKNNLTQIAINNGFSSIRMMNRAFNKLYGESASKIKKQIH; encoded by the coding sequence TTGTGTTTACTTTTAAGTGATTTTACCGAAGAGAAAAGCGATCAGCAACGTATCAGTGGAAGAAAGATTTATATCATTAATCGATTGCAATATATTACTCAATACGATAATAATCATTATCAAGAAGAATTAAATTTAACGGTGATTGCTAATCAATGTAATATTTCTAAAGAATATTTAGCTCGTTTTTTTAAGAAAGAAATGGAACTAACAGTAGAAACCTATATTAATAATGTCAGGGCTGAGCATGCTTATCATGAGTTAAAACATTCAAAGAATAATCTGACCCAAATTGCAATTAATAATGGATTTTCGAGTATTAGAATGATGAATCGAGCCTTTAATAAATTGTATGGTGAAAGTGCATCCAAAATAAAAAAGCAAATTCATTAA
- a CDS encoding alpha/beta hydrolase produces MKEQDILEAVEKMRIDWKKNDDKRDSGLPHDLPEIKRVDDIQYGNDPKWNLLDIYLPKNIEGKIPIIINIHGGGWVYGTKETYQFYGLGMAKRGFAFINPNYKLGPEVKFPEELNQVNEYIHWVAKHADEYNLDKNNVFLVGDSAGGQMAEQYTAILTNPVYREKFGYTLPDLKFRAVALNSPATFMKDSGMMMDATLAYFDPEVMKSAKNQDLIDVEKYITGDFLPTFISTANEDFIHDCAVRLDGFLRAKGVEVIQKSWGDEKHPEPHVFLINQKDELAKEANDEEAAFFRRHIVKE; encoded by the coding sequence ATGAAAGAACAAGATATTTTAGAAGCTGTTGAAAAAATGCGTATTGACTGGAAGAAGAACGATGATAAAAGAGATAGTGGGTTACCTCATGATCTTCCAGAGATAAAGCGTGTAGATGATATTCAATATGGTAACGATCCTAAATGGAATTTATTAGATATATATTTACCGAAAAATATTGAAGGAAAAATTCCCATTATCATTAATATTCATGGAGGTGGTTGGGTTTACGGTACTAAAGAAACCTATCAATTTTATGGACTAGGAATGGCTAAACGAGGCTTTGCTTTTATAAATCCTAACTATAAGTTGGGACCAGAGGTAAAGTTTCCAGAAGAACTAAATCAAGTCAATGAATATATTCACTGGGTAGCAAAACATGCAGATGAATATAATCTTGATAAAAACAATGTTTTCTTAGTTGGGGATTCTGCTGGAGGTCAAATGGCTGAACAATACACGGCAATTTTGACTAATCCGGTATATCGAGAAAAATTTGGCTATACCCTCCCTGATTTGAAGTTCAGAGCAGTTGCTTTAAACTCACCAGCTACTTTTATGAAAGATTCAGGGATGATGATGGATGCTACCTTGGCTTACTTTGATCCAGAAGTAATGAAGAGTGCTAAGAATCAAGACTTAATTGATGTTGAAAAATATATTACCGGGGATTTTTTACCTACCTTTATTTCAACAGCTAATGAAGACTTTATTCATGATTGTGCAGTACGATTAGATGGATTTTTAAGGGCTAAAGGGGTAGAAGTTATTCAAAAATCTTGGGGTGATGAAAAGCATCCCGAACCACATGTTTTTCTAATTAATCAAAAAGATGAATTAGCGAAGGAAGCTAATGACGAAGAAGCAGCATTTTTTAGAAGACATATTGTAAAAGAGTAG
- a CDS encoding DUF2207 domain-containing protein — MKKFFYVMTEIILFLISVIVFTKPALADVNYDITNVDVIARVNPNGSLSMERRITYKFDDDAHGVFYQQNLANNQELKNPQVRILADKNSQMVVPSATHENNTYELSHSDHGYRFKVWHSVRDGDKFTVIYTYEITNAITNWKDTAELNFKIIGDGWDTDLDNVRVGIFFPGPVKDLKAWAHGDLSGQITVNPQKGNIIMTASNVGGNEGIEVHSLFPVEVTNQNKNIKDQNHKEYVLDQEARFARQANERRQRNRILGLGALVISGLFSLLAIIRSFTLKKSGVKPEKEKQLARNYEIPSVSPVMAEILDTGDEPSSRSLTASLMELAVQKKIKIDPIKIRKRTYYKISLIDKNIIKNKPLLNYLFDKVGNGKSFTTYELKKHHSSKLGKKFNKWQEQEMQKATRAGFFDEKLEHKQHANSILMVTLLILSGIAMFSAFFSNEENIALFICAAILLVLAILAVVYNKKKLSAYTARGAEVTNQVRGFKKMLDEIGNFKMRDIGELILWEEIMPYAVALGVSKKVLKQLKLEFADEIDDTNLLFWGAFYSDGKDGFASNFSSSFDSGANLNSSASGGSGGFSGGSSGGFGGGSGGGAF, encoded by the coding sequence ATGAAGAAATTTTTTTATGTAATGACTGAAATAATTCTTTTTTTAATTTCAGTCATTGTATTTACTAAACCAGCCTTGGCTGATGTGAATTATGATATTACAAATGTTGATGTGATAGCCCGAGTCAATCCAAATGGTTCATTATCTATGGAGAGAAGGATAACCTATAAATTTGATGATGACGCTCATGGTGTTTTCTATCAGCAAAATTTAGCCAATAATCAAGAATTAAAAAATCCGCAGGTTAGAATTTTGGCTGACAAAAATTCACAAATGGTAGTACCAAGTGCGACTCATGAAAATAATACTTATGAATTAAGTCATAGTGATCATGGCTATCGTTTTAAAGTTTGGCATAGCGTAAGGGATGGAGATAAATTTACAGTAATTTATACTTATGAAATTACAAATGCAATCACGAACTGGAAAGATACAGCTGAACTTAATTTTAAGATTATTGGAGATGGATGGGATACAGACCTAGATAATGTACGAGTAGGTATTTTCTTCCCGGGCCCAGTTAAAGACCTAAAAGCTTGGGCGCATGGAGACTTGTCTGGCCAAATTACAGTTAATCCGCAAAAAGGCAATATTATCATGACAGCTTCTAATGTAGGTGGAAATGAAGGAATTGAGGTCCATAGTCTGTTTCCTGTTGAGGTAACTAATCAAAATAAGAATATTAAAGATCAAAATCATAAAGAATATGTTTTAGATCAAGAAGCAAGATTTGCACGACAAGCTAATGAACGGCGTCAAAGAAACAGAATCCTAGGCTTAGGTGCTTTGGTAATATCTGGGCTATTTTCTTTACTAGCAATTATTAGAAGCTTTACTTTAAAAAAGTCCGGAGTTAAACCGGAAAAAGAAAAGCAACTGGCTAGGAATTATGAGATTCCATCAGTCTCACCGGTAATGGCTGAAATTTTAGATACAGGAGATGAGCCAAGCTCTAGGTCTTTAACTGCATCTCTAATGGAATTAGCTGTCCAAAAAAAGATTAAAATTGATCCTATCAAGATAAGAAAAAGAACGTACTACAAAATTTCTTTAATTGATAAAAATATAATAAAAAATAAACCTTTGTTAAATTACTTATTTGATAAAGTAGGCAATGGCAAGAGTTTTACAACATACGAACTTAAAAAACACCACTCCTCTAAGTTGGGAAAGAAGTTCAATAAGTGGCAAGAACAAGAAATGCAGAAAGCAACTAGAGCAGGATTTTTTGATGAAAAGCTTGAACATAAGCAGCACGCTAATTCAATTTTGATGGTGACTTTACTAATCTTGAGTGGTATTGCAATGTTCAGCGCCTTCTTTTCGAATGAGGAAAATATTGCTTTGTTTATATGTGCTGCAATTTTATTAGTACTGGCAATTTTGGCAGTTGTTTATAATAAGAAGAAATTATCAGCTTATACAGCAAGAGGAGCAGAAGTAACTAATCAAGTTCGCGGATTTAAGAAAATGCTAGATGAAATTGGTAATTTCAAGATGCGTGATATTGGAGAACTGATCTTGTGGGAAGAAATAATGCCATATGCCGTTGCTCTTGGTGTATCTAAAAAAGTATTAAAACAATTGAAACTAGAATTTGCAGATGAAATTGACGATACAAATCTATTATTCTGGGGTGCTTTTTACAGTGATGGGAAAGATGGTTTTGCAAGTAACTTTAGTTCTAGCTTTGACTCAGGTGCTAACTTAAATTCTTCTGCTTCTGGTGGATCTGGCGGATTTTCAGGCGGTTCATCAGGTGGCTTTGGTGGTGGCAGCGGAGGAGGTGCCTTTTAA
- a CDS encoding glucose-6-phosphate 1-dehydrogenase family protein: MTVLTNKMYEIFDQEEFSFKKLKVNKTPEEIDTIKQEFKGVWQIWKTVQLNVAEQLPTGKFAKVHVESWTNGWNLRDHFWASYRLTSLADYNPCIGVMLDKKQLQVYLMFQYYKSDKHQGTVSEYNTLLTDISKWGSSLDISNWYLWDKNEMEFSNHLALAEYLSDYEKKTQFDQEAIKSSFLLGKFAFRDHDNVDNMEKFIIEGINDLIPLYEKLS; this comes from the coding sequence ATGACAGTTTTAACTAATAAAATGTATGAGATATTTGACCAAGAAGAATTTTCTTTTAAAAAATTAAAAGTTAATAAAACACCAGAAGAAATAGATACAATTAAACAAGAATTTAAAGGTGTCTGGCAAATTTGGAAAACAGTTCAATTAAATGTGGCAGAACAACTACCGACAGGAAAATTTGCAAAAGTTCATGTTGAAAGCTGGACTAATGGATGGAATTTAAGAGATCATTTTTGGGCCAGTTATCGCTTAACTTCCTTAGCAGACTATAATCCTTGTATTGGCGTCATGCTTGATAAGAAGCAATTACAGGTTTATTTGATGTTTCAATATTATAAGAGTGATAAGCATCAGGGAACTGTGAGTGAATACAATACGCTTTTAACTGATATTTCAAAGTGGGGTTCTAGTTTAGATATTTCAAACTGGTATTTGTGGGATAAAAATGAAATGGAATTCAGCAACCATTTAGCTTTAGCAGAATATCTGAGCGATTATGAAAAGAAAACTCAATTTGATCAGGAGGCTATCAAAAGTAGCTTTTTACTAGGAAAGTTTGCCTTTCGTGATCATGATAATGTTGATAATATGGAGAAATTTATTATAGAAGGAATCAATGATTTAATTCCTTTATATGAAAAATTAAGTTAA